A single genomic interval of Streptomyces sp. BA2 harbors:
- a CDS encoding response regulator, which translates to MIRVLLADDEAMIRAGVRAILGTADGIEVVAEAADGREAVDLTLRHRPDVCLLDIRMPRLDGLQAAAELRKVAPDAAVAMLTTFSEDEYIASALGSGAAGFLLKSGNPRELIAGVQAVADGGAYLSPSIARRVISHLGAGQLGKQATARARVEELTAREREVLALVGAGLSNAEIAGRLHVVEGTVKAYVSQVLARLGFKNRVQAAILAYEAGLVGGE; encoded by the coding sequence ATGATCCGAGTGCTGCTTGCCGACGACGAGGCGATGATCAGGGCCGGGGTGCGGGCGATCCTCGGCACGGCCGATGGCATCGAGGTCGTCGCCGAGGCCGCCGACGGGCGCGAGGCGGTCGACCTCACGCTCAGGCACCGCCCGGACGTCTGTCTCCTCGACATCCGGATGCCCCGGCTCGACGGTCTCCAGGCGGCGGCCGAGCTGCGCAAGGTCGCGCCCGATGCGGCCGTGGCGATGCTCACCACGTTCTCCGAGGACGAGTACATCGCGAGCGCTCTCGGCTCGGGAGCCGCCGGTTTCCTCCTCAAGTCCGGCAATCCACGCGAGCTGATCGCCGGGGTCCAGGCCGTCGCCGATGGCGGCGCGTATCTCTCCCCGTCGATCGCGCGGCGGGTCATCTCCCACCTCGGGGCGGGGCAGCTCGGCAAGCAGGCCACCGCGCGGGCCCGCGTCGAGGAGCTGACGGCCCGCGAGCGCGAGGTGCTCGCGCTGGTCGGGGCCGGGCTGTCGAACGCGGAGATCGCCGGGCGGCTGCACGTCGTCGAGGGCACGGTGAAGGCGTACGTCAGCCAGGTCCTGGCCCGCCTCGGCTTCAAGAACCGGGTACAGGCCGCGATCCTCGCGTACGAGGCGGGGCTCGTCGGCGGGGAGTGA
- a CDS encoding YbaK/EbsC family protein has protein sequence MRAPMGNFDDVRPAPEALDLLVAPVADAVRGWSGTVPAEQILHVDTDPRWADTATFVEHYGQDILERSANCVVVAGKRGGETSLAACLVLSTTRVDVNGVVRRQLGARKASFAPMDTATGETGMEYGGVTPIGLPAGWPLLVDAAVVDLPHVLIGSGSRRGKLIVPGKAFAELSNAVVLEGLGVAA, from the coding sequence ATGCGTGCACCCATGGGGAATTTCGACGACGTCCGTCCCGCGCCCGAGGCCCTCGATCTCCTGGTCGCGCCCGTCGCCGACGCCGTGCGCGGCTGGAGCGGGACCGTCCCCGCCGAGCAGATCCTCCACGTCGACACCGACCCGCGGTGGGCCGACACCGCCACCTTCGTGGAGCACTACGGCCAGGACATCCTGGAGCGTTCCGCGAACTGCGTCGTCGTCGCGGGCAAGCGCGGCGGCGAGACCTCGCTCGCCGCGTGCCTGGTCCTGTCCACGACCCGCGTCGACGTGAACGGCGTCGTGCGCCGCCAACTCGGCGCCCGCAAGGCATCGTTCGCGCCGATGGACACGGCGACCGGCGAGACCGGCATGGAGTACGGCGGCGTCACCCCGATCGGCCTGCCCGCCGGGTGGCCGCTGCTCGTGGACGCCGCCGTCGTCGACCTGCCGCACGTCCTGATCGGCAGCGGCAGCCGCCGGGGCAAGCTCATCGTGCCCGGCAAGGCGTTCGCCGAGCTGTCGAACGCGGTCGTACTCGAAGGGCTCGGCGTCGCCGCCTGA
- a CDS encoding DedA family protein → MHVQEWLETVPAVSIYALVGVVIGLESLGIPLPGEIVLVSAALLSSQHGELNPVILGICATAGAIIGDSIGYAIGRKGGRPLLAWLERKFPKHFSAANVGSAEQSFQKWGMWAVFFGRFVALLRIFAGPLAGVLRMPYWKFLIANVLGGIVWAGGTTAVIYYIGVVAEDWLKRFSYFGLAIAVLIGVGSMLLVKRRAKKSAAARETENAVASAAEPVPVPAAD, encoded by the coding sequence TTGCACGTCCAGGAATGGCTGGAGACCGTACCGGCCGTCAGTATCTACGCGCTGGTGGGCGTGGTCATCGGTCTGGAGAGCCTGGGCATCCCGCTGCCGGGTGAGATCGTCCTCGTCTCCGCCGCGCTGCTCTCCTCGCAGCACGGCGAGCTCAACCCCGTCATCCTGGGGATCTGCGCCACCGCGGGCGCCATCATCGGCGACTCCATCGGGTACGCGATCGGACGCAAGGGCGGCCGGCCGCTCCTCGCCTGGCTCGAACGGAAGTTCCCCAAGCACTTCAGCGCCGCGAATGTCGGCAGCGCCGAGCAGTCGTTCCAGAAGTGGGGCATGTGGGCGGTCTTCTTCGGCCGCTTCGTCGCCCTGCTCCGGATCTTCGCGGGGCCCCTCGCGGGCGTCCTTCGCATGCCGTACTGGAAGTTCCTCATCGCCAATGTCCTGGGCGGCATCGTCTGGGCGGGCGGCACCACCGCCGTCATCTACTACATCGGTGTCGTCGCCGAGGACTGGCTCAAGCGGTTCTCGTACTTCGGCCTCGCCATCGCCGTGCTGATCGGCGTCGGCTCCATGCTGCTCGTCAAGCGCCGCGCCAAGAAGTCGGCTGCGGCGCGCGAAACCGAGAACGCCGTGGCGTCGGCGGCCGAGCCGGTCCCCGTTCCGGCCGCCGACTGA
- a CDS encoding carboxylesterase/lipase family protein, which yields MRYMRRTGRKRTARTTLTVLAAAAALITPHAAQAAPDSASRTSGGGTLVRTDAGWLRGESTAEGRQFLGIPYAQQPVGDLRWKEPRPAKPWQGVRGATSFGNRCVQNASWDPGYENPSHTEDCLDLNVYAPKGQYKPRPVMVWLHGGGLTAGAGEDIVPDAFARRTGTVVVTVNYRLGAMGFLAGKGLDGEASDRVSGNYGMLDQQAALRWVRANIGSFGGDRQRVTIAGESAGGRSVCTQLASPTAKGLYRAGIVQSGAYGDCAARERDEALTQGAAFAKKAGCADPATALACLRKKPAKEILAAQAGFDWGPVAGGDFLPVQPEEAYENGSAARVPVLNGANSDEGTLFAYGQFDGQGKPLTEEQYPGALTRTYGAELGAKVLKRYPLSDHASPTHAYAAAQGDQMFACPALRMDRSLAGRGPVYAYEFADRTSPPFASIRDAGRTFDFGATHVNEVQYLFRHFGLASPLNAEQKVLARQMVQYWGSFIHGGAPRADGQPAAPDQRTQPGQVLSLRTASAGGNELSTAVAREHRCDLWDSAPADAG from the coding sequence ATGAGATACATGAGACGCACGGGACGTAAGCGAACTGCCCGAACCACCCTCACAGTCCTCGCCGCCGCCGCGGCCCTGATCACCCCGCACGCCGCACAGGCCGCACCGGACAGCGCGTCCAGGACGAGCGGCGGCGGCACGCTCGTCCGTACGGACGCGGGCTGGCTGCGCGGCGAATCCACCGCCGAGGGGCGGCAGTTCCTCGGCATCCCGTACGCACAGCAGCCCGTCGGCGACCTCCGCTGGAAGGAGCCACGTCCCGCCAAGCCCTGGCAGGGCGTGCGCGGCGCGACCTCCTTCGGCAACCGCTGCGTACAGAACGCCAGTTGGGACCCCGGCTACGAGAACCCCAGCCACACGGAGGACTGCCTCGACCTCAACGTCTACGCGCCCAAGGGGCAGTACAAGCCTCGGCCCGTCATGGTCTGGCTGCACGGTGGCGGGCTCACCGCGGGCGCGGGGGAGGACATCGTGCCCGACGCCTTCGCCCGGCGCACCGGCACGGTGGTCGTGACCGTCAACTACCGCCTCGGCGCCATGGGTTTCCTCGCGGGCAAGGGCCTCGACGGTGAGGCGTCCGACCGCGTTTCGGGCAACTACGGCATGCTCGACCAGCAGGCCGCGCTGCGCTGGGTGCGCGCCAACATCGGCTCGTTCGGCGGCGACCGGCAGCGCGTCACCATCGCGGGCGAGTCGGCGGGCGGCCGCTCCGTCTGCACCCAACTCGCTTCGCCCACCGCCAAGGGCCTCTACCGCGCGGGCATCGTGCAGAGCGGCGCCTACGGGGACTGCGCGGCCCGGGAGCGCGACGAGGCGCTCACGCAGGGCGCGGCCTTCGCGAAGAAGGCGGGCTGCGCCGACCCGGCGACCGCCCTCGCCTGTCTGCGGAAGAAGCCCGCCAAGGAGATCCTCGCGGCGCAGGCCGGGTTCGACTGGGGTCCGGTGGCCGGCGGTGACTTCCTGCCGGTCCAGCCGGAGGAGGCGTACGAGAACGGGAGCGCCGCCCGCGTGCCGGTCCTGAACGGCGCGAACAGCGACGAAGGGACGCTCTTCGCCTACGGGCAGTTCGACGGACAGGGCAAACCGCTGACCGAGGAGCAGTACCCGGGCGCGCTCACCCGGACGTACGGCGCCGAGCTGGGCGCCAAGGTCCTCAAACGCTATCCGCTCTCAGATCACGCCTCGCCGACGCACGCGTACGCGGCCGCCCAGGGCGATCAGATGTTCGCCTGCCCGGCGCTGCGCATGGACAGGTCGCTCGCCGGTCGCGGCCCCGTCTACGCCTACGAGTTCGCCGACCGCACCTCGCCGCCCTTCGCCTCGATCCGCGATGCGGGCAGGACGTTCGACTTCGGGGCGACCCACGTCAACGAAGTGCAGTACCTCTTCAGGCACTTCGGGCTCGCGTCGCCGCTCAACGCGGAGCAGAAGGTTCTGGCCCGGCAGATGGTCCAGTACTGGGGCTCCTTCATCCACGGCGGTGCGCCGCGTGCCGATGGCCAGCCCGCCGCGCCCGACCAGCGGACGCAGCCGGGCCAGGTGCTCTCGCTGCGGACCGCGTCCGCCGGAGGGAACGAGCTGAGCACTGCTGTGGCCCGTGAGCACCGGTGCGACCTGTGGGACTCCGCCCCGGCCGACGCCGGGTGA
- a CDS encoding cupin domain-containing protein: protein MSDLDQLTQSLARNLKRWRSERGFTLDALAARAGVSRGMIIQIEQARTNPSVGITVKLADALGVSITTLLDYEQGSHVRLVPPEQAVRMWSTEAGSSTTLLVGTEARGPFELWAWKLMPGEGSDSDAHPPGTMELLHVAAGELTLLVDGVEHLVPAGSSASFEANVPHGYHNKGAVPVEMTMSVSVPPAHASSY, encoded by the coding sequence GTGTCGGACCTCGATCAGCTCACCCAGTCCCTCGCCCGCAACCTCAAGCGCTGGCGCTCGGAACGGGGCTTCACGCTCGACGCGCTCGCTGCCCGCGCGGGCGTCAGCCGCGGCATGATCATCCAGATCGAGCAGGCAAGGACCAACCCCAGCGTCGGCATAACGGTCAAGCTGGCCGACGCCCTCGGCGTCAGCATCACCACGCTCCTCGACTACGAACAGGGCTCCCACGTCCGGCTCGTACCGCCTGAGCAGGCGGTGCGGATGTGGTCCACGGAGGCGGGCAGCAGTACGACGCTTCTTGTCGGGACCGAGGCGCGCGGGCCCTTCGAGCTGTGGGCGTGGAAGCTGATGCCCGGCGAAGGAAGCGACTCGGACGCGCACCCGCCGGGGACCATGGAGTTGCTGCACGTGGCCGCGGGCGAACTGACGCTCCTCGTGGACGGCGTGGAGCATCTCGTGCCCGCCGGGTCGTCCGCTTCCTTCGAGGCGAACGTGCCTCACGGCTATCACAACAAGGGTGCCGTGCCGGTCGAGATGACCATGTCGGTGTCGGTGCCCCCGGCGCACGCCTCGTCGTACTGA
- a CDS encoding gamma carbonic anhydrase family protein, giving the protein MSHEALITGIGGKDPKIDQDAFTAPTSVLIGEVTLNAGASAWYGAVIRADGGPIVVGADSNIQDNCSLHVDLGFPMSIGERVSVGHNAVLHGCTVEDDCLIGMGATVLNGAVIGAGSLVAAQALVPQGMIVPPGSLVAGVPAKVRRPLTDEERAGITLNGTMYVELAKAHKDAHAK; this is encoded by the coding sequence ATGAGCCACGAGGCACTCATCACCGGGATCGGCGGCAAGGACCCGAAGATCGATCAGGACGCCTTCACCGCGCCCACCTCCGTACTCATCGGCGAGGTGACGCTGAACGCCGGTGCGAGCGCCTGGTACGGGGCGGTCATCCGCGCGGACGGCGGGCCGATCGTCGTCGGCGCCGACAGCAACATCCAGGACAACTGCAGCCTCCACGTCGACCTGGGCTTCCCGATGTCCATCGGCGAGCGGGTCTCGGTCGGCCACAACGCCGTCCTGCACGGCTGCACCGTCGAGGACGACTGCCTCATCGGCATGGGCGCTACGGTCCTCAACGGCGCGGTGATCGGCGCCGGTTCGCTGGTCGCGGCGCAGGCCCTTGTGCCGCAGGGGATGATCGTGCCGCCCGGCTCACTGGTCGCGGGTGTTCCCGCCAAGGTGCGCAGGCCGCTCACGGACGAGGAGCGCGCGGGCATCACCCTCAACGGCACGATGTACGTCGAGCTGGCCAAGGCCCACAAGGACGCCCACGCGAAGTGA
- a CDS encoding DMT family transporter, protein MTALFALATSLMYGLADFGGGLLTRRIPALTVVVASQTIAVIVLGVIVVATGGWTEWGPQLWFAVAAGLLGPVAMLAFYKALAIGPMSVVSPLASVGVVVPVGVGLFLGERPGVPQFAGLTVAIVGIVLAGGPELRGAPVQRQAVLLTLLAAFGFGAVLALISEASSNLTGLFLALFVQRVTNVAAGGAALFVSVKRGGIALPEGTGMRVIWAALPALAFVGLADVAANGTYSIAAQNGPVTLAAVLSSTYPVITALAARAVLKERLRGVQAAGAGLALVGTVLLAS, encoded by the coding sequence ATGACAGCACTGTTCGCTCTGGCCACCAGCCTGATGTACGGGTTGGCCGACTTCGGCGGTGGACTGCTGACGCGACGCATCCCCGCGCTCACCGTCGTCGTCGCCTCGCAGACCATCGCCGTGATCGTCCTCGGCGTGATCGTGGTCGCCACGGGCGGCTGGACGGAATGGGGGCCGCAGCTGTGGTTCGCGGTGGCGGCCGGCCTGCTCGGCCCGGTGGCGATGCTCGCCTTCTACAAGGCCCTGGCGATCGGCCCGATGAGCGTCGTCTCCCCGCTCGCCTCCGTGGGCGTCGTCGTGCCGGTGGGCGTTGGGCTCTTCCTCGGCGAGCGGCCGGGGGTCCCGCAGTTCGCCGGGCTCACCGTCGCCATCGTGGGGATCGTGCTCGCGGGCGGCCCCGAGCTGCGCGGCGCCCCCGTGCAGCGACAGGCGGTACTGCTCACTCTCCTCGCGGCCTTCGGCTTCGGCGCGGTCCTCGCCCTGATCTCCGAGGCGTCGAGCAACCTGACCGGGCTGTTCCTCGCCCTGTTCGTGCAGCGCGTGACGAACGTGGCCGCCGGCGGGGCCGCGCTGTTCGTCTCCGTGAAGCGGGGCGGCATCGCGCTCCCCGAGGGCACGGGCATGAGGGTGATCTGGGCGGCGCTCCCGGCGCTCGCCTTCGTCGGCCTTGCCGATGTCGCGGCCAACGGCACGTACTCGATCGCCGCCCAGAACGGCCCGGTCACGCTGGCCGCGGTGCTGTCCTCGACGTACCCGGTGATCACGGCGCTCGCGGCACGGGCGGTACTGAAGGAAAGGCTGCGCGGGGTGCAGGCGGCGGGGGCGGGCCTGGCCTTGGTGGGCACGGTACTGCTGGCCAGCTGA
- a CDS encoding sensor histidine kinase: MRGANGWLTRLFDIGLWLVVCAPPVSAALGLDGRDAVVAAVGVPLLGGAVAFSRRWPLAALAVPVALSLMTDPEMLTPAYWAALAVFGYLAGSRTVAVRPALWFFGAVAVAGLVLCAIVASDLWDWPTMLLTLLIGVVLPWLLGRYRRQYADLMATGWRLAERMEHEQQAVADRTRIRERARIAGDMHDSLGHDLTLIAVQAGALEVDPTLDARQQAAVGELREAAGAATERLREIIGVLRADDEVPPRAPSEESADTVVERARASGVEVTLERSGATDDLPPMVALAVHRVVQESLTNAAKHAPGAAVRVRVARDGDTLRLTVVNGPAPAGRLPGVASGGSGLVGLDERVRLAGGTLRAGPTDDGGFDVTAELPAAGAAPRAVEPPRPTASARELDLARRQIRRRLIQAVLAPPAVLAGILFLMIPLSLISSVFSVLDREVYDGLTAGEPRDEVESRLPRFTRDGAPDGAPATPRGQDCAYYSTRFMSGDGYRLCFADGRLVSKSVVGEDD, translated from the coding sequence ATGCGCGGCGCAAACGGCTGGCTCACCCGGCTCTTCGACATCGGGCTGTGGCTCGTGGTGTGCGCGCCACCGGTCTCGGCCGCCCTCGGTCTCGACGGACGCGACGCGGTCGTGGCGGCCGTGGGTGTCCCGCTGCTCGGAGGCGCCGTCGCGTTCAGCAGGCGGTGGCCGCTCGCCGCGCTCGCCGTGCCGGTCGCGCTGAGTCTGATGACGGACCCGGAGATGCTCACGCCCGCCTACTGGGCGGCCCTGGCCGTCTTCGGGTATCTCGCCGGCAGCCGAACGGTCGCGGTGCGTCCCGCGCTGTGGTTCTTCGGGGCGGTCGCCGTGGCCGGGCTCGTGCTGTGCGCGATCGTGGCGAGCGATCTGTGGGACTGGCCCACGATGCTCCTGACACTCCTGATCGGCGTGGTGCTGCCCTGGCTGCTCGGCCGCTACCGCCGTCAGTACGCCGACCTGATGGCCACCGGCTGGCGGCTCGCCGAGCGCATGGAACACGAGCAGCAGGCCGTCGCCGACCGCACCCGTATCCGCGAACGGGCCAGGATCGCGGGCGACATGCACGACTCGCTCGGCCACGACCTGACGCTCATCGCGGTCCAGGCGGGCGCCCTCGAAGTCGACCCCACCCTCGACGCCCGCCAGCAGGCTGCCGTCGGCGAACTGCGGGAGGCGGCGGGGGCGGCGACCGAACGGCTGCGGGAGATCATCGGCGTGCTGCGGGCCGACGACGAAGTGCCGCCGAGAGCGCCGTCGGAGGAGAGCGCGGACACCGTGGTCGAGCGTGCGCGGGCCTCCGGGGTCGAGGTCACCCTCGAACGGTCGGGGGCCACGGATGACTTGCCGCCGATGGTCGCCCTCGCCGTCCACCGCGTGGTCCAGGAGTCCCTGACGAACGCCGCCAAGCACGCGCCCGGCGCCGCGGTCCGGGTCCGCGTCGCGCGGGACGGCGACACGCTGCGCCTGACCGTGGTGAACGGCCCTGCCCCGGCCGGACGCCTGCCCGGGGTGGCGTCGGGCGGCAGCGGACTCGTCGGCCTCGACGAGCGGGTGCGCCTGGCCGGCGGCACGCTGCGCGCGGGCCCCACGGACGACGGCGGCTTCGATGTGACCGCCGAGCTGCCCGCGGCGGGAGCCGCCCCTCGCGCCGTCGAACCGCCCCGGCCGACCGCCTCGGCACGCGAACTGGACCTGGCCAGGCGGCAGATCAGAAGACGGCTCATCCAGGCGGTCCTCGCCCCGCCGGCGGTCCTCGCCGGAATCCTGTTCCTCATGATCCCCCTCAGCCTGATCAGCTCCGTCTTCTCGGTCCTCGACCGTGAGGTGTACGACGGCCTGACGGCCGGGGAGCCGCGCGACGAAGTGGAGTCCCGGCTGCCGAGGTTCACCAGGGACGGCGCGCCGGACGGCGCGCCCGCGACGCCGCGCGGCCAGGACTGCGCGTACTACAGCACCCGCTTCATGTCCGGCGACGGCTACCGCCTCTGCTTCGCCGACGGACGGCTCGTGTCCAAGTCGGTCGTGGGCGAGGACGACTGA
- a CDS encoding DapH/DapD/GlmU-related protein yields the protein MPKNRNTFSSGVADWRRRATQRAVHAGWAWVQRTGAVTAQRPGRLRFGAIGQGTKLSFPQGTVFGEPWIRIGDHCIIGEQVTLTAGMMPDLDLGPDPILRIGNGVVLGRGSHVIADTTVTIGDDCYFGPTVYVTSTNHSYDDPHTPIGKQWPRMEPVEIGPGCWIGTNAVILPGARLGRNVVVAAGAVVRGSVPDHSVVAGAPARVVRTWDPEAGWQPPLRTPAPVPIPDGVTPEQLLALGELEG from the coding sequence GTGCCGAAGAACAGGAACACGTTCTCATCCGGGGTCGCCGACTGGCGGCGCCGCGCGACCCAGCGCGCCGTCCACGCGGGCTGGGCCTGGGTGCAGCGGACGGGAGCCGTCACCGCGCAGCGGCCGGGGAGGCTGCGGTTCGGCGCGATAGGACAGGGCACGAAGCTGTCCTTCCCGCAGGGGACCGTCTTCGGTGAGCCGTGGATCCGCATCGGCGACCACTGCATCATCGGCGAGCAGGTCACCCTCACCGCCGGGATGATGCCCGACCTGGACCTCGGGCCCGACCCGATCCTGCGCATCGGCAACGGCGTCGTGCTCGGCCGTGGCAGCCATGTCATCGCCGACACCACGGTGACGATCGGCGACGACTGCTACTTCGGACCAACGGTGTACGTGACGTCCACGAACCACTCGTACGACGATCCGCACACGCCCATCGGCAAGCAGTGGCCGCGGATGGAGCCCGTCGAGATCGGACCCGGCTGCTGGATCGGCACGAACGCGGTGATCCTGCCGGGGGCGAGGCTCGGCCGCAATGTCGTGGTCGCCGCGGGCGCGGTCGTGCGGGGCTCCGTGCCCGACCACTCCGTGGTGGCCGGAGCGCCTGCCCGCGTGGTGCGGACCTGGGACCCGGAGGCGGGGTGGCAGCCGCCTTTGCGGACGCCCGCGCCTGTGCCTATTCCTGACGGGGTCACGCCGGAACAACTTCTTGCCCTGGGGGAGTTGGAGGGGTAG
- a CDS encoding CaiB/BaiF CoA transferase family protein — MATTHHEPTGHLPLEGITVVSLEQAVAAPFATRQLADLGARVIKVERPGGGDFARRYDTTVHGQASYFVWLNRSKESLTLDLKSDEGKEILHELLAGADVFVQNLAPGAADRLGLGAGELQARYPSLIPCTVSGYGTSGSWSERKAYDLLVQCQTGLLSLTGTPDEAVRAGISVADIAGGMYAYSGILSALFTRATKGRAPAVEVSLFDALAEWMSQPAYYTRYGGTQPPRVGARHATVAPYGPFTASDGKDVLLSVQNEREWAALCEQVVGRPELTDDPRFATGSDRVAHRDELDAIISARFAELGSEEAMELLDRANIANAGVNSVTEFLDHPALTERDRWREVAIPGSQDPVQALVPPADLSGVAPRMDPVPAAGEHTERILGELGRDRQAIARLRESGVCG, encoded by the coding sequence ATGGCGACGACGCACCACGAACCAACCGGGCACCTCCCCCTGGAGGGCATCACCGTCGTCAGCCTGGAGCAGGCCGTCGCCGCTCCCTTCGCCACCCGCCAGCTGGCCGACCTCGGCGCCCGCGTGATCAAGGTCGAGCGCCCCGGCGGCGGCGACTTCGCCCGCCGCTACGACACCACGGTGCACGGCCAGGCCAGCTACTTCGTCTGGCTCAACCGCTCCAAGGAGTCCCTCACCCTGGATCTCAAGTCAGATGAGGGCAAGGAGATCCTGCACGAACTCCTCGCGGGCGCCGACGTGTTCGTGCAGAACCTGGCTCCCGGTGCCGCCGACCGTCTCGGCCTCGGGGCGGGCGAACTCCAGGCCCGCTACCCCTCGTTGATCCCCTGCACCGTCAGCGGGTACGGCACCAGCGGCTCCTGGTCCGAGCGGAAGGCGTACGACCTGCTCGTGCAGTGCCAGACCGGGCTGCTCTCGCTGACCGGCACGCCCGACGAGGCGGTGCGGGCGGGGATCTCGGTCGCGGACATCGCGGGCGGGATGTACGCCTACAGCGGCATCCTCTCCGCGCTCTTCACCCGGGCGACCAAGGGGCGCGCCCCAGCGGTCGAGGTCTCCCTCTTCGACGCGCTCGCCGAGTGGATGAGCCAGCCCGCGTACTACACGCGCTACGGCGGCACGCAGCCGCCGCGCGTCGGCGCACGGCACGCGACGGTCGCGCCCTACGGCCCGTTCACCGCGTCCGACGGCAAGGACGTCCTGCTGTCCGTGCAGAACGAGCGTGAGTGGGCCGCTCTGTGCGAACAGGTCGTCGGGCGGCCCGAGTTGACCGACGACCCGCGGTTCGCCACCGGCTCCGACCGCGTCGCGCACCGCGACGAACTCGACGCGATCATCTCCGCGCGCTTCGCCGAACTCGGCAGCGAGGAGGCGATGGAGCTGCTCGACCGCGCCAACATCGCCAACGCGGGCGTCAATTCGGTCACCGAGTTCCTCGACCACCCCGCGCTCACCGAGCGCGACCGCTGGCGGGAGGTGGCAATTCCGGGCAGCCAGGACCCCGTTCAGGCGCTGGTGCCGCCCGCGGACCTGAGCGGCGTCGCCCCGCGCATGGATCCGGTGCCGGCCGCGGGCGAGCACACCGAGCGGATCCTCGGGGAGCTGGGGCGCGACCGACAGGCCATCGCCCGGCTGCGTGAATCGGGCGTCTGCGGGTGA